One window from the genome of Microcebus murinus isolate Inina chromosome X, M.murinus_Inina_mat1.0, whole genome shotgun sequence encodes:
- the SLC25A5 gene encoding ADP/ATP translocase 2: protein MTDAAVSFLKDFLAGGVAAAISKTAVAPIERVKLLLQVQHASKQITADKQYKGIMDCVVRIPKEQGVLSFWRGNLANVIRYFPTQALNFAFKDKYKQIFLGGVDKRTQFWRYFAGNLASGGAAGATSLCFVYPLDFARTRLAADVGKAGAEREFRGLGDCLVKIYKSDGIRGLYQGFNVSVQGIIIYRAAYFGIYDTAKGMLPDPKNTHIIVSWMIAQSVTAVAGLTSYPFDTVRRRMMMQSGRKGADIMYTGTVDCWRKIARDEGGKAFFKGAWSNVLRGMGGAFVLVLYDEIKKYT from the exons ATGACAGATGCCGCTGTGTCCTTCCTCAAGGACTTTCTGGCAGGTGGAGTGGCCGCGGCCATCTCCAAGACCGCGGTAGCGCCCATCGAGCGGGTCAAGCTGCTGCTGCAG GTGCAGCATGCCAGCAAGCAAATCACTGCAGATAAGCAATACAAGGGCATTATGGACTGCGTGGTCCGTATCCCCAAGGAGCAGGGAGTCCTGTCCTTCTGGCGTGGTAACCTGGCCAATGTCATCAGATACTTCCCCACCCAGGCTCTCAACTTTGCCTTCAAAGATAAATACAAGCAGATCTTCCTGGGTGGTGTAGACAAGAGGACCCAGTTTTGGCGCTACTTTGCAGGGAATCTGGCATCAGGTGGTGCCGCTGGGGCCACATCCTTGTGCTTTGTGTACCCTCTTGATTTTGCCCGTACCCGTCTAGCAGCTGATGTGGGTAAAGCCGGAGCTGAAAGGGAATTCAGAGGCCTCGGTGACTGCCTGGTTAAGATCTACAAATCTGATGGGATTAGGGGCCTGTACCAAGGCTTTAACGTGTCTGTGCAGGGTATTATCATCTACCGTGCTGCCTACTTTGGTATCTATGACACTGCAAAGG GAATGCTTCCAGATCCCAAGAATACTCACATCATTGTCAGTTGGATGATCGCACAGTCTGTCACTGCTGTTGCTGGGTTGACTTCCTACCCATTTGACACTGTTCGTCGCCGTATGATGATGCAGTCAGGGCGCAAAGGAG CTGACATCATGTACACGGGCACAGTTGACTGCTGGAGGAAGATCGCTCGTGATGAAGGAGGCAAAGCTTTTTTCAAGGGTGCATGGTCCAATGTTCTCAGAGGCATGGGTGGTGCTTTTGTGCTTGTCTTGTACGATGAAATCAAGAAGTACACATAA